In one Halosimplex halophilum genomic region, the following are encoded:
- a CDS encoding SDR family NAD(P)-dependent oxidoreductase yields the protein MNGIAGKSALVTGAGSGIGRASALRFAEEGANVVVADIDTEGGRETVDLIEDAGGDATFVEVDVSDTESVERMVDTAVETYGGLDFAHNNAGILTDFVETTGINEANWDRIVDINLKGIWSCMKAELPVVEHGDGGAIVNTASEAGLVGMGGLSSYSATKHGVVGLTKSVALEYAERGVRVNAIAPGPTKTNIQSGILGDTGGSGILGRVRSIVQMVKMALWSLRADFDTSAMRDVPMGRIADPEEMAGAVAFLCSADASYITGTTIPVDGGQAAD from the coding sequence ATGAACGGCATAGCCGGAAAATCGGCACTCGTCACCGGAGCGGGGTCGGGCATCGGACGCGCCTCGGCACTCCGATTCGCCGAGGAGGGCGCGAACGTCGTCGTCGCGGACATCGACACCGAGGGCGGACGGGAGACCGTCGACCTGATCGAGGATGCCGGCGGGGACGCGACCTTCGTGGAGGTCGACGTGTCGGACACCGAGTCGGTCGAGCGGATGGTCGACACCGCCGTCGAGACCTACGGCGGGCTCGACTTCGCGCACAACAACGCGGGCATCCTCACCGACTTCGTGGAGACCACGGGCATCAACGAGGCCAACTGGGACCGGATCGTCGACATCAACCTCAAGGGGATCTGGTCGTGCATGAAGGCCGAACTCCCCGTCGTCGAGCACGGGGACGGCGGCGCCATCGTCAACACCGCCTCCGAGGCCGGGCTGGTGGGGATGGGCGGGCTCTCCAGCTACTCGGCCACCAAACACGGCGTGGTCGGGCTGACGAAGTCCGTCGCGCTGGAGTACGCCGAGCGCGGAGTCCGCGTCAACGCCATCGCCCCCGGACCGACGAAGACCAACATCCAGTCGGGGATCCTCGGCGACACCGGCGGGTCGGGGATACTCGGCCGGGTCCGCTCTATCGTTCAGATGGTCAAGATGGCGCTCTGGAGCCTCCGCGCCGACTTCGACACGTCCGCGATGCGGGACGTGCCGATGGGCCGGATCGCCGACCCCGAGGAGATGGCCGGCGCGGTCGCCTTCCTCTGCTCGGCCGACGCCTCCTACATCACCGGGACGACGATCCCCGTCGACGGCGGCCAGGCGGCCGACTGA
- a CDS encoding aldehyde dehydrogenase family protein produces MPDSYAIDDDWNALYVDGEWTAAESDETIAVEDPSTREQVATVPAAGEADVEAAYEAAAEAQSEWAEAPPGRRETLVQDALEAMQAHSEGIAELLAAEVGGSQIMGETSLRIAADQMGEAATMPRRMKGELADSNVPGKDNRVERVPRGVVTVISPWNFPLNLSMRAVAPALAAGNAVVLKPSSNAPITGGLLFAKIFEDAGLPDGLLNVVTGSGSDIGDRVAGHPESDMVAFTGSTPVGRQVAATAAENLSAQAMELGGNNAHIVTADADIDRAVDSATFGSFVHQGQVCISINRHVVHEDVYDEYVDALVDRAESLPVGSAHDEDTIVGPIIDESQRDEMLAYVEETVDAGATLETGGETADLEGVDDSLVVRPTVLSGVTNDMAAACNEHFGPIAPVIPFSDIDEAVEIANDTEYGLAGSVHAGDLGTGMDIADRMKTGQVHVNDQPINDEAHVTFSGTRASGMGGYNDGTILEQVTETKWVSLQREPREYPF; encoded by the coding sequence GTGCCCGACAGCTACGCGATCGACGACGACTGGAACGCACTGTACGTCGACGGCGAGTGGACGGCCGCCGAGAGCGACGAGACCATCGCGGTCGAGGACCCCTCGACCCGCGAGCAGGTGGCGACGGTCCCCGCCGCCGGCGAGGCCGACGTGGAAGCCGCCTACGAGGCCGCCGCCGAGGCGCAGTCGGAGTGGGCCGAGGCGCCGCCCGGGCGCCGGGAGACGCTCGTCCAGGACGCCCTGGAGGCGATGCAGGCTCACAGCGAGGGGATCGCGGAACTGCTCGCCGCCGAGGTGGGCGGGTCGCAGATCATGGGCGAGACGTCGCTGCGGATCGCCGCGGACCAGATGGGCGAGGCGGCGACGATGCCCCGGCGGATGAAAGGCGAGCTCGCGGACTCGAACGTCCCCGGGAAGGACAACCGCGTCGAGCGCGTCCCCCGCGGGGTCGTGACGGTGATCTCGCCGTGGAACTTCCCGCTCAACCTCTCCATGCGCGCGGTCGCGCCCGCCCTCGCGGCGGGCAACGCGGTCGTGCTCAAACCGTCGTCGAACGCGCCGATCACGGGCGGGCTGCTGTTCGCGAAGATCTTCGAGGACGCGGGCCTGCCCGACGGACTGCTGAACGTCGTCACGGGCAGCGGCTCGGACATCGGGGACCGCGTCGCCGGCCACCCCGAGAGCGACATGGTCGCGTTCACGGGCTCGACGCCGGTCGGCCGGCAGGTCGCCGCGACCGCCGCCGAGAACCTCTCCGCCCAGGCGATGGAGCTCGGCGGGAACAACGCCCACATCGTGACCGCCGACGCGGACATCGACCGCGCCGTCGACAGCGCTACGTTCGGCTCGTTCGTCCACCAGGGCCAGGTCTGCATCTCGATCAACCGCCACGTCGTCCACGAGGACGTATACGACGAGTACGTCGACGCCCTGGTCGACCGCGCCGAGTCGCTCCCGGTCGGCAGCGCTCACGACGAGGACACCATCGTCGGCCCGATCATCGACGAGTCCCAGCGCGACGAGATGCTGGCGTACGTCGAGGAGACCGTCGACGCCGGCGCGACCCTGGAGACGGGCGGCGAGACGGCCGACCTGGAGGGCGTCGACGACTCGCTGGTCGTCCGGCCGACCGTCCTCTCGGGCGTGACCAACGACATGGCCGCCGCGTGCAACGAGCACTTCGGCCCCATCGCGCCGGTCATCCCCTTCTCCGATATCGACGAGGCGGTCGAGATCGCCAACGACACCGAGTACGGCCTCGCCGGGTCGGTCCACGCCGGCGACCTCGGGACCGGGATGGACATCGCCGACCGCATGAAGACGGGTCAGGTCCACGTCAACGACCAGCCGATCAACGACGAGGCCCACGTCACATTCAGCGGGACCCGCGCCTCCGGCATGGGCGGGTACAACGACGGGACCATCCTGGAGCAGGTGACCGAGACGAAGTGGGTGTCGCTGCAGCGCGAGCCCCGCGAGTACCCGTTCTGA
- a CDS encoding alpha/beta hydrolase has translation MTGPHQDRPLVTAGAPLSVAGAAAVLVHGRGGSADGMVRLADEFYRHGLALVAPAARRNRWYPNSFLAPREANEPELSSALQAVADAVETVREAGVPSERTVVLGISQGACLVAEFAAGNPQRYGGVVLASGGLMGPEVGQYEGSLDGTPVLVGGHEGDPAVPVDRVRETAAVFESLGGDVRIRIEPGDDHGITDAELAAVGDLVEDLLADGGDEPPDP, from the coding sequence ATGACCGGGCCGCATCAGGACCGGCCGCTCGTCACCGCCGGCGCGCCCCTCTCGGTCGCCGGAGCGGCCGCCGTCCTCGTCCACGGCCGCGGCGGGAGCGCCGACGGGATGGTCCGACTCGCCGACGAGTTCTACCGCCACGGCCTCGCGCTGGTCGCGCCCGCGGCCCGGCGCAACCGGTGGTACCCCAACTCGTTTCTCGCACCCCGCGAGGCCAACGAGCCCGAGCTCTCGTCGGCCCTGCAGGCGGTCGCCGACGCGGTCGAGACGGTCCGCGAGGCGGGCGTCCCGAGCGAGCGGACCGTCGTCCTCGGGATCTCCCAGGGCGCCTGCCTCGTCGCGGAGTTCGCCGCGGGGAATCCCCAGCGGTACGGCGGCGTCGTCCTCGCCAGCGGCGGGCTGATGGGCCCCGAGGTCGGCCAGTACGAGGGCAGTCTCGACGGGACGCCGGTGCTCGTCGGCGGCCACGAGGGCGACCCGGCGGTCCCGGTCGACCGCGTCCGCGAGACGGCCGCGGTCTTCGAGTCGCTCGGCGGCGACGTGCGGATCCGCATCGAACCGGGCGACGACCACGGGATCACGGACGCCGAACTCGCGGCGGTCGGCGACCTGGTCGAGGACCTGCTGGCCGACGGGGGCGACGAGCCGCCGGACCCGTGA
- a CDS encoding VOC family protein → MPADIPGIHHVTAISSDPGRTHRFLTETLGLRLVKRSVNQDDVSVYHLFYGDRSGSPGTSMTYFPYTDAQPGRVGTGQVTTVQFTIPAGSVEYWTDRLDSEGVAHGPPRERFGDTVVTFEDPDGLPMELVARADAPDGDPPDGPVPDQHAVRGFFGVTLSLATASGTGSLLKTMGFQPTRSEKHRQRFRAGGDLGAVVDVLEDPEAPRGEAGAGTVHHVAFQVSDAEQAQWHDALVERGLRPTQIIDRKWFRSIYARTEGGVLFEFATKSPGYTVDESVDELGEHLVLPEWLEDRRAEIEANLPELPSAPREA, encoded by the coding sequence ATGCCAGCGGACATCCCCGGGATCCACCACGTGACGGCCATCTCCAGCGACCCCGGCCGTACCCACCGCTTTCTCACCGAGACGCTGGGGTTACGACTGGTGAAACGCAGCGTCAACCAGGACGACGTGTCGGTGTATCACCTCTTCTACGGCGACCGGAGCGGGTCCCCCGGAACGAGCATGACGTACTTCCCGTACACGGACGCCCAGCCCGGCCGCGTCGGCACGGGCCAGGTGACGACCGTCCAGTTCACGATCCCCGCCGGGTCCGTCGAGTACTGGACCGACCGCCTCGACTCGGAGGGCGTCGCCCACGGTCCGCCCCGCGAGCGCTTCGGCGACACCGTGGTCACCTTCGAGGACCCCGACGGGCTCCCGATGGAACTCGTCGCACGCGCGGACGCGCCCGACGGCGACCCGCCGGACGGTCCCGTCCCGGACCAGCACGCCGTCCGCGGCTTCTTCGGGGTGACGCTCTCGCTGGCGACCGCCAGCGGCACGGGGAGCCTGCTCAAGACGATGGGGTTCCAGCCGACCCGCAGCGAGAAACACCGCCAGCGGTTCCGCGCCGGCGGCGACCTGGGCGCCGTCGTCGACGTGCTGGAGGACCCCGAGGCCCCGCGCGGCGAGGCGGGCGCCGGCACGGTCCACCACGTCGCCTTCCAGGTCTCCGACGCCGAACAGGCACAGTGGCACGACGCCCTCGTCGAGCGGGGGCTCCGCCCAACCCAGATCATCGACCGCAAGTGGTTCCGGTCGATCTACGCCCGCACCGAGGGCGGCGTCCTCTTCGAGTTCGCCACCAAGTCGCCCGGCTACACCGTCGACGAGAGCGTCGACGAACTCGGCGAGCACCTCGTGCTCCCCGAGTGGCTCGAGGACCGCCGCGCCGAGATCGAGGCGAACCTGCCCGAGCTGCCGAGCGCACCCCGCGAGGCCTGA
- a CDS encoding VOC family protein: MLSDTLGVHHVSVVAGDPGENRRFYAETLGLRFLLRTVNFEEPFVYHLYYGDERGTPGSVLTFFTYPREEPGRIGKPDITSAALRIPAGSVDYWADRLADRGVAVDRGERFGEPVLTFEDPDGTSLELVGVPEGDAAPTDLDAEADHPWTGGQPDGAIPAEHAVRGVRGVAVRSADPYVTASLLDTFGFEIVAERDDLVRYRLPGGRESTVDLLTDDAAYGKEGRGSIHHVALSVESGEQLREWRELLDERGFDVSRVKERHFFESLYVRDGGGILFELATERPGLGVAEREPDPGSDLVLPPWLEEDRGMIEGQLPPFDGE, translated from the coding sequence GTGCTCTCGGACACGCTCGGCGTCCATCACGTGTCGGTCGTCGCGGGCGACCCCGGCGAGAACCGGCGGTTCTACGCGGAGACGCTCGGACTGCGCTTTCTCCTGCGGACGGTCAATTTCGAGGAGCCGTTCGTCTACCACCTCTACTACGGCGACGAGCGCGGGACCCCCGGCTCGGTGCTCACCTTCTTCACCTACCCGCGGGAGGAACCGGGTCGGATCGGAAAACCCGACATCACGAGCGCGGCGCTGCGGATCCCCGCGGGCTCCGTCGACTACTGGGCCGACCGGCTGGCCGACCGCGGCGTGGCCGTCGACCGGGGCGAACGGTTCGGCGAGCCCGTCCTGACCTTCGAGGACCCCGACGGCACCTCACTGGAACTCGTCGGTGTCCCGGAGGGCGATGCCGCGCCGACCGACCTCGACGCGGAGGCCGACCACCCCTGGACCGGCGGCCAGCCGGACGGTGCGATCCCCGCCGAACACGCGGTCCGCGGCGTCCGCGGCGTCGCCGTCCGCTCCGCGGACCCGTACGTCACCGCGAGCCTGCTGGACACCTTCGGGTTCGAGATCGTCGCCGAGCGCGACGACCTCGTCCGCTATCGACTGCCCGGAGGCCGCGAGTCGACGGTCGACCTGCTGACCGACGACGCCGCGTACGGCAAGGAGGGGCGGGGGTCGATCCACCACGTCGCGCTGAGCGTCGAGAGCGGCGAGCAGTTGCGCGAGTGGCGCGAGCTACTCGACGAGCGGGGCTTCGACGTGTCGCGAGTGAAAGAACGCCACTTCTTCGAGTCGCTGTACGTCCGCGACGGCGGCGGGATCCTGTTCGAACTGGCGACCGAGCGACCGGGACTCGGCGTCGCCGAGCGTGAACCCGACCCCGGCAGTGACCTCGTCCTCCCGCCGTGGCTGGAGGAGGACCGCGGGATGATCGAGGGGCAACTGCCGCCGTTCGACGGCGAGTGA
- a CDS encoding DUF1684 domain-containing protein codes for MSETDEWAEQLRANRAEKDEFLAEHPQSPIPPGEREDFDGLDYFEPDPDYRVDATVTVHDQPDPVEMETSDGRTVRYERVVTFAFELDGETRELHGYRQQPEDESIFVPFRDKTTGQATYHGGRYMELEPDRDLEDGDEVTVDFNLAYSPFCAFSDTFSCPYPPEENWLETTVEAGERHE; via the coding sequence ATGAGCGAGACAGACGAGTGGGCCGAGCAGTTGCGGGCGAACCGCGCCGAGAAGGACGAGTTCCTGGCCGAGCACCCCCAGTCGCCGATCCCGCCGGGCGAGCGCGAGGACTTCGACGGGCTGGACTACTTCGAGCCCGACCCCGACTACCGCGTCGACGCGACGGTGACGGTCCACGACCAGCCCGACCCCGTCGAGATGGAGACCTCCGACGGTCGGACGGTCCGCTACGAGCGCGTGGTCACCTTCGCGTTCGAACTCGACGGGGAGACTCGCGAACTCCACGGGTACCGGCAACAGCCCGAGGACGAGTCCATCTTCGTCCCGTTCCGCGACAAGACGACCGGCCAGGCGACCTACCACGGCGGCCGCTACATGGAACTGGAACCGGACCGCGACCTCGAAGACGGCGACGAGGTGACGGTCGACTTCAACCTCGCGTACTCCCCGTTCTGCGCGTTCAGCGACACCTTCTCCTGTCCGTACCCGCCCGAGGAGAACTGGCTGGAGACGACGGTCGAAGCCGGCGAGCGCCACGAGTGA
- a CDS encoding DUF5779 family protein — protein sequence MSEIDLDLQTVEEELTDEEEGDDGGGRVVLGVLDGTTPDEEWAEIVEDGGTLVLSIEGDVNELAAGFARDVRELDGDLMQFRGFLVVTPPGVGIDTSRLD from the coding sequence ATGAGCGAGATCGACCTCGACCTCCAGACGGTCGAGGAGGAACTGACCGACGAGGAGGAGGGCGACGACGGGGGCGGCCGGGTCGTCCTCGGCGTGCTCGACGGGACGACCCCCGACGAGGAGTGGGCCGAGATCGTCGAGGACGGCGGGACGCTCGTGCTCTCCATCGAGGGGGACGTGAACGAACTCGCGGCGGGGTTCGCCCGCGACGTGCGCGAACTCGACGGCGACCTCATGCAGTTCCGCGGGTTCCTCGTGGTGACGCCGCCCGGCGTCGGCATCGACACGAGCCGGCTGGACTGA
- a CDS encoding ribbon-helix-helix domain-containing protein, giving the protein MTDYTTVSIPKDLADRVEETIEGTSFSSTSDLVRFLLRSIVIQNQQKGELTEAEFSEIADQLEDLGYLD; this is encoded by the coding sequence ATGACCGACTACACCACCGTCTCGATCCCGAAGGACCTGGCCGACCGCGTCGAGGAGACCATCGAGGGGACGAGCTTCTCGTCGACGAGCGACCTGGTCCGGTTCCTGCTCCGGAGCATCGTCATCCAGAACCAGCAGAAGGGCGAGCTGACCGAGGCGGAGTTCTCCGAGATCGCCGACCAGCTCGAAGACCTGGGGTACCTGGACTGA
- a CDS encoding GNAT family N-acetyltransferase: MNFREATTSDTRVMSRIQREALLERAEGRYSPDQLRHMVAAESDREIVPEKRVSSEENRYVIVEDEGNPVGYGGISIGEGILLATFVEPSVADQGIGSRIVRHLHDIARDEGHENLRTYASLNAVEFYRKLGYTEVERTTVGEEGGPDIPSVLMKAPL, translated from the coding sequence ATGAACTTCCGGGAGGCGACAACAAGTGATACGAGGGTGATGTCTCGTATTCAGCGGGAAGCACTACTGGAACGTGCCGAGGGGAGGTATTCGCCCGATCAGCTCCGCCACATGGTTGCAGCGGAATCTGACCGCGAAATAGTTCCTGAAAAGCGAGTCAGTTCGGAAGAAAATAGATACGTGATCGTAGAGGATGAAGGGAATCCTGTTGGGTACGGCGGAATCAGTATCGGTGAAGGAATCCTATTAGCAACGTTCGTTGAGCCATCAGTAGCCGACCAAGGGATCGGAAGCAGAATTGTCCGACACCTACATGATATAGCCCGAGACGAAGGACACGAAAACCTACGAACATACGCGTCTTTGAATGCAGTGGAATTCTATCGGAAACTTGGATACACGGAAGTAGAGCGGACTACCGTTGGGGAAGAGGGCGGGCCAGACATTCCGAGTGTTTTGATGAAAGCCCCTCTTTGA